The Coraliomargarita sinensis genomic sequence GGCATCCGGATCGGACCACGAGCTTCGGAAGACAGCGACGGGGGTATGCCCCTCGCCCAGCCAGGCACGGGGAAGTGAGGCGGGCGCGGCATCGGTCGCTTTGTCCGGCCACCAGATGAGGGGGAGGATGCCGGGCCCCCGGGATCCTTCCCGGCTCAGGCGGCTTTGCAGTAATCCGCGCTGCTGGTAGAGCAGTTCCGGTTCCCCGAGCTCCCGGGCAAACCAAAACATGGCTGCCTGCAGGCTGGGGCCTTCCCGGCCGTCGCTGAAGTTGAAGAAGCGGCCGGTGGGGCCGGTCAATTGCACCTGGGCCCGCCCGCTGGGCAGAAATCCGGGCGTCTTTTCCATGTCCCAACTGGTGCCCAGCCCGGAGCGCACGGCATCGATCATCAGGCATTGATACACGGTGCCGTAGCCCCAATAGCCGGGACCTTCCGGATAGACGCCGTCCGGGGCATACACACTCAGGCCGTTCGGGATGCCCTCGCGGGCCGCCCGCAATATTTTTCGGGCGACCTCGGGCGATTCGTCCGCGACCGCGAGCGCCCCCATGGTCAGGCCGCCGAGGCAAACCTGGTTCCAGTTGATGTCACGGCTGGCCCACCAGGCGTCGTTGCGGATGGCCTGCACGGCCGGCGTCAGGCCGAGGCGGACGATGCCCTTGCGGATGGTTTCCCGCGCCGCTGCATCCAGATCGTTGTAGAGCCAATCGTAGCCGATAGCCAGAGCGGCGGTCATCTCCGCCACGTCGAGAAAGTGGGAGGGATTCCAGTCACTGAACTGAATCAGCTGCCGCATTTCTGCTTCGGCCCGCTCGGCGTAGCGCGGCTCGTCGGCGAGGTGGCGGGCCGTGGCCCAGATTGAGATTCGCCGAAAAGCTTCGCGCGAGACCGAGAGCAGGCGTCGTCCCTGTTTGCGGCGTTCCAGTGGCGGTGCCTCCAGAAGCTGGTCGGCTTCCACCAGCAACTGGGCGATGTATTGCGCGAGCAAGGGGTCGGTCTCCGCCTTGGCTTTCAGGGCCGGCCAATGATGGGCCTCGATCAGGACGCGGGGGTGCGTGGGCTTTAATGTCTTGAGGGGGTCCTCCGCCGGATAAGCGCTCAGACCCGATCCACAAAGGAGGAGCGTCAGCGTAATAATGGGAAATCGTGAAGTCAGTCTGAAAAGTTTCATGCCGTTGATTACAAAGCCGAAAAAAACGGCCTTCTTATCTGTCAGTCGATAGCTGCTTTTGTTTCCTGCAAGACGAAATCCGGCACGATCGGTTCCAGCGTAAACTGGGTGACGGGCGCGGCACTTTGCGCCAGCTTGTGACACCCCGACGGGCGACACCTCATCTCGACGGCCGGCAGGCCCACTCCGAATAAAGATTGCCTCAAACCCGCAAACTTTTTGCATCTGGAGCCATGCGCTCCTCCCGTCGGAAATTCCTCAAAGATTCGGCTCTCCTGACCTCGAGCGGACTACTGGCCGCGCGCTGGGTTCAGGCCGGGGAAGCGCCCGTTGGCCGAAAGCTCAAGCTCCGCTTCGCCATCGCCTCGGACCTGCACTACGGCCAGCAGGGCACCCCCTACGAGAAAATGACGGACGACCTGGTCGACTGGATCAACCTGGAAAAGCAGGGCAGGGGACTCGATCTGCTCTTTCTCAACGGTGACCTGACCAATGATTCCTCCCAGGCCCTGCTCGATTTGCGCGACAAGCATCTTTCCAAGCTCGACCTGCCCTATTACTGCATCAAAGGGAATCACGACTTTGTCGACGAGCAGCCCGGATCCCCCACCGAATCCTGGGAGGCGATTTGGGGCTATCCGTCCAACCATTGCATCACGGTGAACGGTTACACCTTCGTCATGGCCGATACCTCGGCCCCGCATCACGCCGGCACCTACCTGGCGGCCGACCGTCAATGGCTGGCGAAACAATTTGAGCAGCATCGTGACGCCCCGGCCATCTTCGCCCTGATCCATATCCAGCAACGCAAACACGGGGTGCAGGGCTGGCCGCGTCACGGGGTCTATGCCGAGGATCAGGTGGACAAAGCCGAGGCGGTCATGGACCTGCTCGAATCCACCCCGAATCTGCGTGGCGTTTTTCATGGCCACAACCACCTGAAGACCGGGATGTGGGTCTCCGGCGAGCAGCGTTATTTCTTCGACAGCCATGTCGGCGGCAGCTGGGGCGCGGCCAAAGGCTACCGCATCGTCGAGATCGACGAGGACCACCGCATGGGCACCTACCAGGTCAACGCCGAGCAGGGCGGTGAGCTGAACCGTAATTTATTGGTGTAGGGCAGCTTCCTTTGTGGCGTGCCCGCTTGTCGGGCGCCGTTGTGGTATCGAGCTTTTGTGAGCCTGTCGAATTGGTTTGGGGCGTCCGGCGAGCGGACACGCCACAGATTGATAATTCCTCGGAAAGCTAGGCAAGCTCTTCGATTAATTGGGAACAATTTATGGAAGTCGCCACCCATTCTGCGGGTGGGAACTCTCCCTGAACAAGGTGATTGGTAAATTCGGGGCGGTAGTTTTTGTTTCGAATCCAGCCTGGCCAGTTCTGGCGACAAGAGAGCAATTGTTTTCGATACGGGTTGAGGAAAATATATTTCGCGAAAGGTTCGAGTTCCTGCTCAGGTCGAACCCGGTGCTCATGGAAGTTACTTTGCCAGAGTTTGCTTTCTTTCAGCTTTTCCCTGACCTGCCGTTTGATCTTCGAAGCCGTTTGAGAAAGGGTTAGTCGATTTCCTAGCGTGAATAGTAGGTGGCAGTGGTCAGGCATCACGGTGGCGCAGTGCAAGGTGAGGTCTTTCTCCGAATGAGATCGCCTCAATGTCGTCCGAATGGCTTCAACGCTTTTCGTGGTATCAAGAACAGGTGTCCGTTCTCTTGTGCAGATTGTGAGGAAATACCGTGCATTCGGTATCGAGAGGCGTGCTTTTCGCAGCCGATCCGTGCCGACATGGTCCTTCCGACGCATATACCGAATCAATCCGTGGCGTGCTCGCTTGTCGAGCGCCCGTTGCGAAGTAGAAATAGCAGCGGATTTAGAAATGGATAGGGGCGTCCGACAAGCGGACACGCCACCTTTACTCCCAGGGCTTCATCGCCAACCAGCGCTCCAGCAGCTCCGGCCAGTCGGACGCATCGCCCCGTCCGGAGAGCCCGAAGCCGTGGCCGCCCCGGGACACCACCTGCAGCACGGCCGGAACGCCGTTTTCCGCACAGGCGCTGGCAAACGCCAGCGAGTTGCGCACCGGTACGGCCTTGTCGTCGGCCGCGTGGATCAGGAAGCAGGGCGGGGTCTTCTCCGTCACCCGGCGATAGGTGGCCAGCTCTTCGGCCAGGTCATCCGGATTCTCCGGACCGAGCAGGCGCCGCCGCGAGCCGCCGTGGCCCCAGGGCTGATCCATCCCGATGACCGGATACACTAGAATACCGAAGTCCGGACGGCAGGAGATCTTCTGCTCTGCGCCCTCGAGATCAAAGGTCTCGTCAAAAAGCGTCACACACATTGAGGCCAGATGCCCCCCGGCGGAGGAGCCCATCACTCCGATCTTGTCCGGGTCGATATTCCACTCTTTTGCTTTTTCACGGGTCAGGCGGATGGCCCGCCGCGCATCGAGGTAGGGGGCCGGGTAGTGAAAGCCGGCTTCATCCTTCCAACTGACCCGGTATTTCACCACCACGGCGGCGATCCCGCGCGCGTTCAGCCACTCGGCATAGTCATGCCCCTCGTGGCCCATGGCCAGGATGCTGTAGCCCCCGCCCGGAAAAATGACCACGGCCGCACCGTTGGCTTTGTCCGGATCGGCCGGATAGTACCAATAGGCGGGTTCGCTGGTGTCGGTGAAGCGACTCTGCTTCCCATCCGCGTCTTTGAAGGCTTCCCTCGGCCGGTATTCCTTCGCCCCGGCCGGTTTGATTTTTTCCTCGACCACCGGCGGATGCGGTGAGCCCGGCGCGCCGTCCGGCCAGAGCGGTTGCCAATCGGCGTGGGCAAGAAGACAAGAAACGAGGAAAAGACTGAGTGCGCCGCAGATGAATTTCATAAACTTAGCCTGTGTTTCCTCCTTCGCGAATCAAGGCCTATTGAGCGGGTTTGCGAAAAGGGGTAGGGTTTCGTGCTCGGTGAGGCCGCGCAGTCTTGGTGGGAGCGCTTGCCCATTCGCTGGCTGTTGCGACTCTTCGCTCTTAGCTACGCCGGTCGTGCGAAAAAGCCCGACGGGATGATGGCCTGACGTGGTCGGCCTGCCTCCATCCGTTTTTGCAGAAGGCTGTACCAAGACCGTACCAGGACCCTAGCTCAGAAGGTTCAGGGAATTGACACAAAAAAACCGCCCGAGTAGCAGACCCGGACGGCTTTGGGAAATTTTGTTCGATCAGAAACTAGCGGCGACGACGCAGCATGATCCAAGTCAGGCCGAGGAAGCCGGAAAGGAGTGCAAAGGCGGAAGGCTCAGGAACGGGAGCTACGTCGGCATAAGTTGTACCGAACCTTAACTCATCGAAGATCGTACCAGCATTTTGGCGGCTTCCAAGTGAGACGGTAGTCAAGTCTGCATTAGTGAAGGTGCCTGATGCGGTGCTAACTACGGCACCTTCTGTTGATAGATCAGAGCTGCTTGGTTGGTACAATTCCAAAATATCTGTGGCGGTGCCTTCAACGTCAACGTCCCATCTGATTTTGCCTACAATAAATATGGGAGTATCGACTGAAATGTCAGCAGAGTCAGTCCCTGAAACAAAGACGTTACCGTTAGTGCCTCCGGTGTAGGTCCCGGCAGTTCCTGACTTAAGATCAATGCCGAAACCGGTGCCAGAGTTGTTTATAGAACTACCGAACATCGAACCAATGCGATCGTTGGCGAGTGCAAATAGGTATTTCGGGTTTGTGCTCAACGAGTCAGTCTGGAAAGTAAAGCTAAACCACACTTCGGGGCTACCTGTCAAGGAGGCGGATATGGTATTATGGGCTATCGAGTCTGTTGTTGAATCGGTAATAATGGAGTTCCCTGAAGTGGCCAAACTGCCATATCCAAGGCTTCCGCTCTGCATAATATAATCTCCACCAGAATTCGACCAACTTCCCGATAGGCCGATGCCGTTGGTTGAAGTTGTGTCCAAATCATTTCCAACAGGGGTCTGTTCAAACGATTCTTCGACCAAAAGCGTTGCGGCAAGGGGGCTGGTTAAAATACCGAGGCCGATGGTAAGTAAGTAGTGTTTTTTCATGATTTACTTGGTAATGGTAGAGTTAGATAGAATATAATCGACTCCGGGTTTTTTAACCCGAGGAGCGTTTATCTTCCAGCATTAGGAAATGAGATGTTGAGGATGGCAATTAGAAAAAAAGATACGGACCTGTCCTTTTGTGGGTAAGCTCTTGAGAGGAGGTAAAAAGAACAACTGATGGGTTTGGTAGATTAATAAAAAATTTGTTCTATCAGGCAATATAATCAAGTTGTAATGTTTACAGACCTTGGACGCGAACGGCGTTGATCTCGTGGTTGACCGTTTTTATTATCCTCAAAACTCATTCGTCAACGAAGGCGCGCGCTTTTTCTTCGAGCGTTGTCAGTCTCGGGCGTGCGGAAATGCGATGGGTGTTAGAGGCATTCACACGAACAGACTAAATAACCGAGCTTAGGCCCTGCGAATTCTCTGGAGTTGTTTTGTTTAAGGGTCGTCAGCTTGTTCTTAACTATAAGATGAGCTCGCATGGCGGAGACCGTGCGGTCTTTTTTCGAGAGCACCCGCACAAGGCGGCGTCGAGCGAGCTCGAGCCCCACACGGACGATGCTCAACCGGGGTGCGCGCGTCCCAGCTGCTCCGTCTGCATTCGCGCCTCACACTATTCGTCGGCCTTCATTTCCGGGTCCACCAGAAACTTCGACCACTGGGGATGCAGGTGGGGCGGGTCTTTGTCGGCGACCGGCTTGCGTTTCGCCTCGGGCGCCAAAACGACTTTTTCCGCCATACGGTGCCATACGGCGGCCATTTGTGTCACCCTGTCCGGATGCTTGTCGGCGAGGTTCTCGGTCTCGCAGCGGTCTTCCGCGAGGTTATAGAGTTCCCAGGCCTTGGAGCGGAAGCTGACGAGCTTCCAGTCGCCGTCGCGCAGGCCGCGGTCCTTATCGAAGAGCAGGTGGATCGGCGGGCGTGAGGCGACCGCTTTCCCGTCGAGAATCGGTTTGAGGGAAATTCCGGAAACCGGGGTGAGTTCGCGGCCGGGCCAGCTTTTGGGGATCTCGGCACCGGCAATTTCGGCGAGGGTGGGGAGCACGTCGATCAGGTGGGCGGGCGTATCGTCGACGGTGCCCGGTTCCGTGGCGAGGCCGGCCGGCCAGTGGATGATGGCAGGCGTCGAAGCGCCGCCTTCGAATTGGTTTTGCTTGTAGAAGCGGAAGGGGGCGTTGCGGGCCCAGGCCCAGCCGGTGCTGTCGGTCCAGCGGGTGCGCGGGTCCCAGGGCATCAGATCCGGGCGGATATTGTGCCGGTCGTAGGGGCAGGCCCCGTTATCGGAGAAGAAGAGGATGAGCGTGTTGTCGAGTTCGCCGTTGGCCTCGAGGTCGGCCACCACCCGGCCGATTTCCTGGTCGACGCGGTCGATCATGGCGGCGTAGGTGGTCATGCGCTTCTCTTCCCAGTCCCGGATGTCACGGGACAGATTCTCCCAGGCGGGCAAGTGGACGGGGCGTTCGGGGGCCTTGAAGTCCCCGCCGAACAACTGCATTTCCTTCTGACGCGCGACTCGTGCGGCGTAGACTGCATCCCAGCCCTTGGCGTAGCGCCCTTCGTATTTTTTATAATCCTCCTTCAAGGCGTGGAGCGGCGCGTGGGGCGCGTTGAAGGCCATGTAGCAAAGCCAGGGCTGTTGCCGTTCGCGGGCCTCCTCGATGAACTTCAAGGCCCAGTCGGCGTTGGCCACGGTCGTGTAGAAATCCTTTTCCGGCACCTCCCATTTCTCGCCGTTCAGGCGGAAGGTGTCGTCGCCCTTGAAAAAGTGGGTGGCCCCGGAGAGGTGGCCCCAGTAGCGCTGAAAGCCGAAGTCCGTCGGCTCTTTCTTCAGGTGCCACTTCCCGGTCATGGTTGTGAAATAGCCGGCCGGCTGCAGCAGCTCGGGGAGGGTGACCGCCCGGTCCAGGCGCTCGTTTCCGGCCTGGTGGCTGTAGCGTCCGGTCAGCAGGCTGACCCGCGACGAGTGGCACTTGGCGGTGGAGTAGAAGTTGTTGAAGCGCAGGCCGTTTTCCGCCAAGCGGTCCAGCACCGGGGTCTCGATCTCGGAGCCGTAGCAACCGAGGTCCGAATAGCCGAGATCGTCGGTGAGGATCAGCAGGATGTTGGGCTTTTCCGCGCCGGGCAGCGGCAAAATAGAGGCGAAGAGAAAAGCGGCGGCGATAGTCTTCATAGCGGATTTCTGCATCGGAAGTTAAACTGGCCGAATCTTTTGGTAGGCGCAACAGACTTCTCTGAAAGCGACGCCCGTCAAGAGCGCAGCCGATAGCCGGCTTGTGGCGTGCTCGCTTGTCGAGCGCTTAGCGGTATTAACAATCAATCGACTTCTGAACCCGCAAGAGGGCGTCCGGCAAGCGGACACGCCACAAGCCGGCAGCTTATTTGACCTCGATTCGATAAACCAGGCCGAGTTCGTTTGGCACTTGCTTTGGAATGGAGAGCTTGAGCCCGTCCTCGCTATGCTTCCATTCGATCTTCTCCTGCGAGCCCAGTAGCTCGACGGATTCGACACTGACGTTAGGTGCGTTTTCGGCATCGAATGCCTGGAGCACGAGCTGATCCGCCGGCCATTCCGTGCAGATGGCATAGACGTATTCGTCCTTGGCGGTGTAGTAAATACTTTCGCCTTCGCTGTATTGCAACCAGGGCGAGGCGTCGCGGATGGCTTCTTCATTGACATCCATCCACTTGCCGGCTTCGAGCAGGCGGTCGATCGCGGTTTGCTCGAACGTGCCTTTGGGCGTCGGCCCGACGTTGAGCAGGTAGTTGCCGCCCTTGCTGACGATGTCGGCCAGTCGTGCCACGATCTCGCCCGGCTCGACCCAGTTGTGGTCGTTGGGGTTGTAGCCGTAGCTGGTGTTCATCGAGCCCGGGTTCTCCCACTCGAAGTCGATCGAGTTCTTGAGAATCTTGTTATCGCCGGAAGAGATGTAGTCACAGTGGGGCGGAGGCACGACCTTCGGGAAGGCCGGGCTCCAGATGCGGCTGTTGATCAGGGTTTCCGGGCTGTGCTTGCGGATGGTGTTGGCGAGCCGCTCGATCTGTTCCGGACTCTTCATCTCGATGGCGTCGAACCAGATCAGGTCGATGTCGTATTGGGTGATGAGCTCCTTCACCTGGGGGTAGGCGATTTCCTCGAAGTATTTGTCGAAGTCGGCCTGGGTTGAGTCGGGGAAGTCCCAGAGGTTTGTCTGTTTCTTGTAGCGTTCGCTGCCCTGGCCGGTGGGGCGGTACCAGTCGCGGTCCACCGAGTAGTAGACGCCGAATTGGAGGCCGGCCCGGTGGCAGGCTTCCTCCAGTTCCTTGATAACGTCGCGTTTGAAGGGGGTCGCATCCACGATGTCGTAGTCGGTCACCGCAGAGTCGAACATGGCAAAGCCGTCGTGGTGCTTGGCGGTGATGACGACATAGCGCATGCCGGCGCGCTTCGCGATGTCGACCCACTCCTCGGCGTCAAAGTCCACAGGGTTGAACCGCTCGGCGAGCTGCGCGTATTCCTCGCGCGGGATTTTTTCGCTGAACATGATCCACTCGGAGTAGCCGCGCTTGCGAACCGTGTCGCCCCAAGTGCCCCCCGGGATCGCGTAGAGGCCCCAGTGGATGAATAGGCCGTAGCGGGCCTCCTTGAACCAGCCGATGCGCTCCTGCCGTGCCATTTCAATTTGCTCCGGGCTGAGCTCGGACTCGGGCTGGCTCATGTAGGATCGGGTGGTTTTACAGCCGGAAAGCACCATGAGTAAGAGTAAGAATAGGATGGTTTGCTTCATATATGATGTATGCTTTAAGCGGGATATGGGATAAGCCCTTTGATTAAAAGCTCTTTTCAATGGTGCGAATGTCTTTTCGTTCCCAGTACCAGATTCCGTCTTCCTTCCACAGGACGCGACCCCCGGAGCCTTTGACATGCTTGGCTTCATCTTTTGGGAGATATTGGCGGAGCTCGGCGATGCGCGCCTGCTGTCCGGCTTGGGCGGCTAAATTGTGCCATTCGTTGGGGTCTTCCTTAAGATTATAGAGTTCCTCGGACCCATCGGCGTAACGGATGTAGCGCCAGTCTTTCGAGCGCACACTGTGATTGCCGATGTTGTGGGTTGTAATGGCCGGGCGACGGGGGGTATCCGGGCGGTCGAGTTGCGGTTTCAGCGACAGGCCTTCCAAAGAGGAAACTGCTTCAATCCCGCAAAGCTCCAAGAGAGTCGGGTAGATGTCGAGCAGTTCGGCGGGCTGTTCGACATCCTGGGACTTCGGCAAGTCGGGCCCCGCAATAATGAGCGGAACACGGGTCGACCGCTCCCAAAGCGTATTCTTCCCGGTAATTCCCTTTTCACCCAGATGCCAACCGTGGTCGGAGAAGAGCACCACGATGGTATTGTCCGCATGTGGGGAATTTTCGAGTGCATCCAATACGCGGCCGACCTGCGAATCGACAAAGGAAACAGATGCCAGATAAGCGCGCACCAACGGCAGCCATTGATGGTTTTCCTGCACCCATTTCAGGCGTGGCTCGGGCAAGCGCCAGTTCAGGTACCAGGCAAACTCGGGAACATCGTCGCGGTCATTGAATAAGACCGGTGGCATCTTCAGGGTTTCTTCCGGGTACAGGTCGAACCATTCCCGGGAAGCGAAAAGAGGGACGTGTGGGCGCCCGAATCCGACTCCGAGGAAGAAGGGCTTCTCGTCGCTTTCGGCCTGCTGAATGAAGTCCACCGCCCAGCTGGCGATTTCGTAATCGTTCTGTTGCTCGTCTTTTTCCGGGAAGACGCCCCAGTCGACCAGTTTGTGCGGGAGTTCCTTGACGAATTTTTTCTCAGGAATCGGTCCGAAATTGCAGGGGGGGCCGTATTGTTCAAACTCCGCCGCCCGGTCTTTTCTGTTTGGTGGGTAGGTGTGGAAGATCTTGCCGGTCAGGGCGGTGCGGTAGCCGTTCTTCCGGAAGGCCTGGGGCAGCGAGGTCAGATCTTTCAGCTCGTCGACGGAGCGAAACCAAGGGGACAAGCCGTAGACCCCGGTGGTGGTCGGGCGCAGTCCGGTGACCAATGAAGTCCTGGAGGGATTGCACACCGGCGCCTGGCAGTGCGCATTGCTGAAAAGCGTGCCTTCGGCTGCCAAGCGGTCGATGTTCGGCGTCTGCACCTGCGGGTGTCCATCAAGGCAGCCGACCCAATCGTTCAGATCGTCGATACCGATGAGGATGACGTTTTTCGCCGGTGCGGCCAACAAAGCCGTTTGGCCAAAGAGCAGAGCAAGGAGGACGTGCCGGATACGATGCATTGCTTAATGATTTAAATACTCCGCAAGGGGGATCGCGCCCTCGGGGACATAGCCCTCCCTGTCGCGCTTGCGTTTGATGGGCCAGGCCTTGGAACTGGCTTCTTTCTTGAGGTGACTGGTCCGGTCCAGTGGCCAGACGGGATGCGGTGTGTGTGCGTCTGCGAAAATCGCCTTAGCCTTTTTGACCAGGTCGGGTCGTTGGTCGGCGAGGTTGTTGGTCTCGGCGGCGTCCTTGGCCAGATCGTAGATCTCGATTTCACCCATGGGCTTTGGCATCACCGTTTTCCAGTCGTCCCAACGGGCGGCGCGTACCGCACCTGCGGGCCTACCCTCATGCAGTTCCCAGTAGAAGTAGTCGCGTTCCGGTGCCTCGCCACCTTTGAGAAAAAAGAGCAGTGAGAAGCCATCAGTTTCGTAGCCCTCGGGTGGTTCGACGCCGGTCATCTCGACAAAAGTGGGCATGAGGTCCCAGTAAGCCCAGGGCTCGTCGGTCACACGTCCGGCGGGGACGGTGCCGGGCCACCAGGCGAAGGAGGCCTGGCGCAGCGCGCCCTCATACATGCCCCGCTTGTAGCCGCGCAGCTTGCCGTCCATGGTCTGATTAAAGAGTTTACCAATATCACTTTTGGGGTCGAATGAGGATCCATTGTCGCCACCAAAAACAATCAGCGTGTTTTTCTCCACGCCCAGTGCCTTAAGGGTGTCGACCAGTTCTTTTACATCCGAATCGATGCGGGTGACCATGGCGGCGTAGGCCTTCTGTTTGTCGCTCCACGGCCTGTCGGCGTAGATCCCGTAGTCATCGATTTCAAAACGGCCGTGCGGCAGGGTAATGGCGTAGAATAGGAAGAAGGGATCCTTCCCGTTTTTCTTGAGCCAGCGGATCATATCGCGCTGGATGAGCTCCTGCGCGTAGGTCTCGCCGACATCACGCCCGTTGTTCCCCGGCAGGGCGATGGGCTGATCGTTGCTGTAGAGGTAGGTAGGGAAGTAGGAATGCGCGTGGCGCTGGCAGTTGTAGCCAAAGAAATAGTCCATGCCCTGCTTCTGCGGAGCGCCCTCGGTGTCGAAAAAGCCCATGCCCCACTTGCCGAATGTGGCGGTGTGGTAGCCGGCGTTCCGGGCAATCTCACCGACGGTCACGATCTCTGCGTCAATGGGATATTGACCTTCGGGAACCCATTCGAAGTTCCCGCGCACCGGGCTGTTGCCCGAATGCAGGCCAGTATAGAAGACCGAGCGGCATGGAGCGCAGACAGAGGTGCCGGTGTAGGCCTGATTGAAGAGAGTGCCCTCGTTGGCAAGGCGGTCGAGGGTAGGCGTCTGAATCAGTTCTTGGCCATAGACGCCCATATCGCCCTGAGCGATATCATCGGAGAGGATGAAGATGAAGTTGGGTTTCTCCGCCGCCGAGGCAACTGAGGCGAGAACCAGTAAGAGCGTGTATGCTAATTTCATAGGATCATTCTAGGGATTATAATTTCCTCTGGGGCGAATGTTTTGAGTGATTTCATCATCCAGGGCTTTCATTTGCTGGCGCATCGAATCCACCCGTTTCGGGAATTGCTCCGCGAGGTTTTCAGACTCCCCCATGTCTTCGGCAAGATTGTAGAGTTCGACGCTGGGAGTCTTATCCGGATTCTTCTTCCTTTGCGTCGTCATACGCAGTTTCCAGTTGCCCTGGCGAATGGCATCCAGCTTGCCGCCCCTGCTGTAAAAGAGGAACTCATTACGGGGGGATTGGTCGTCTCCGTGAATCAGCCCACTAATGTCCATGCCGTCGATGGGTCCGCGGGTATTGAGCGGCAGGTCCGCAATGCTGGCGATGCTGGGCAGCAGATCGATGGTGCCGGCAATCTCATTGGTTTCGGTTCCCGCAGGAATGCGACCGGGCCCCCACATAATGGTTGGCACGCGTTGGCCGCCCTCGTAGGTCGTGCCTTTGCCGTCGCGGAGCGGGTCTGCGCTGCCAGCGTGGCTCTTGTAGTTGCCCCATGTCCCGCTCCAAGGACCGTTGTCGCTAGTGAAAATGATGTATGTGTTCTCGCTCAGGCCGAGTTCACGCACGGTATCGAGTAGTCGGCCAGTTTCCGCATCGATGTGCTCGATGACCGCCTTGTAGGCATTCTGCGGGTCCGGGTCGTAGGCGTCCTCGGGCACAAAGAGGGGCACATGGGGCATGCTGTGGGGGAGATAGAGAAAAAAAGGCTTCTCTTGGTTGGCTGTGATGAACTCGATCGCCTTATCTGTGTAGCGGCGGGTGATGGTACGCTGGTTGACCGGCAGCTCGATAATTTCCTCGTCCTGCATGAGCGGGGTCTTCCATGCCCGCCAGGCTTCTTCCTGATTGAGCCAGCTCTTGTTGCGGCGCGGGATGCCCTTTCTCCCCGAATTGTCGGGATGGTTCATGTCGTTGGAGTAGGGGATCCCGTAGTAGGTGTCAAAACCCTGGCTGGTCGGGAGGAAGGGCTCGCGGTGGCCCAGATGCCACTTGCCGATGCAGGCGGTGGCGTAGCCGGCACTCTTAAGCATGTCGGCAATCGTGACCTCGTCGGTGTGCAGACCATGGTTGTTGCCGGGGAAAACAACGCCTTTTGCCATACCGATACGCTTGGGGTAGCACCCCGTAAGTAGAGCAGCGCGCGACGGTGTGCAGACCGAACTGGCGACGTAGAAGGAGGTGAGCCTTCGCCCCTCGCGGGCCATCTGATCGAGATGAGGTGTCTTGATTGTCTCCGAACCAAAGCAACCAAGGTCATTGTAGCCCTGGTCGTCGGTGAAGATAATAATGAAGTTCGGCTTATCGGTCGTCGCTT encodes the following:
- a CDS encoding sulfatase family protein, translating into MIRFIASIVLLSLASSLQATTDKPNFIIIFTDDQGYNDLGCFGSETIKTPHLDQMAREGRRLTSFYVASSVCTPSRAALLTGCYPKRIGMAKGVVFPGNNHGLHTDEVTIADMLKSAGYATACIGKWHLGHREPFLPTSQGFDTYYGIPYSNDMNHPDNSGRKGIPRRNKSWLNQEEAWRAWKTPLMQDEEIIELPVNQRTITRRYTDKAIEFITANQEKPFFLYLPHSMPHVPLFVPEDAYDPDPQNAYKAVIEHIDAETGRLLDTVRELGLSENTYIIFTSDNGPWSGTWGNYKSHAGSADPLRDGKGTTYEGGQRVPTIMWGPGRIPAGTETNEIAGTIDLLPSIASIADLPLNTRGPIDGMDISGLIHGDDQSPRNEFLFYSRGGKLDAIRQGNWKLRMTTQRKKNPDKTPSVELYNLAEDMGESENLAEQFPKRVDSMRQQMKALDDEITQNIRPRGNYNP
- a CDS encoding arylsulfatase, which encodes MKLAYTLLLVLASVASAAEKPNFIFILSDDIAQGDMGVYGQELIQTPTLDRLANEGTLFNQAYTGTSVCAPCRSVFYTGLHSGNSPVRGNFEWVPEGQYPIDAEIVTVGEIARNAGYHTATFGKWGMGFFDTEGAPQKQGMDYFFGYNCQRHAHSYFPTYLYSNDQPIALPGNNGRDVGETYAQELIQRDMIRWLKKNGKDPFFLFYAITLPHGRFEIDDYGIYADRPWSDKQKAYAAMVTRIDSDVKELVDTLKALGVEKNTLIVFGGDNGSSFDPKSDIGKLFNQTMDGKLRGYKRGMYEGALRQASFAWWPGTVPAGRVTDEPWAYWDLMPTFVEMTGVEPPEGYETDGFSLLFFLKGGEAPERDYFYWELHEGRPAGAVRAARWDDWKTVMPKPMGEIEIYDLAKDAAETNNLADQRPDLVKKAKAIFADAHTPHPVWPLDRTSHLKKEASSKAWPIKRKRDREGYVPEGAIPLAEYLNH
- a CDS encoding alpha-L-fucosidase; the protein is MKQTILFLLLLMVLSGCKTTRSYMSQPESELSPEQIEMARQERIGWFKEARYGLFIHWGLYAIPGGTWGDTVRKRGYSEWIMFSEKIPREEYAQLAERFNPVDFDAEEWVDIAKRAGMRYVVITAKHHDGFAMFDSAVTDYDIVDATPFKRDVIKELEEACHRAGLQFGVYYSVDRDWYRPTGQGSERYKKQTNLWDFPDSTQADFDKYFEEIAYPQVKELITQYDIDLIWFDAIEMKSPEQIERLANTIRKHSPETLINSRIWSPAFPKVVPPPHCDYISSGDNKILKNSIDFEWENPGSMNTSYGYNPNDHNWVEPGEIVARLADIVSKGGNYLLNVGPTPKGTFEQTAIDRLLEAGKWMDVNEEAIRDASPWLQYSEGESIYYTAKDEYVYAICTEWPADQLVLQAFDAENAPNVSVESVELLGSQEKIEWKHSEDGLKLSIPKQVPNELGLVYRIEVK
- a CDS encoding sulfatase; protein product: MHRIRHVLLALLFGQTALLAAPAKNVILIGIDDLNDWVGCLDGHPQVQTPNIDRLAAEGTLFSNAHCQAPVCNPSRTSLVTGLRPTTTGVYGLSPWFRSVDELKDLTSLPQAFRKNGYRTALTGKIFHTYPPNRKDRAAEFEQYGPPCNFGPIPEKKFVKELPHKLVDWGVFPEKDEQQNDYEIASWAVDFIQQAESDEKPFFLGVGFGRPHVPLFASREWFDLYPEETLKMPPVLFNDRDDVPEFAWYLNWRLPEPRLKWVQENHQWLPLVRAYLASVSFVDSQVGRVLDALENSPHADNTIVVLFSDHGWHLGEKGITGKNTLWERSTRVPLIIAGPDLPKSQDVEQPAELLDIYPTLLELCGIEAVSSLEGLSLKPQLDRPDTPRRPAITTHNIGNHSVRSKDWRYIRYADGSEELYNLKEDPNEWHNLAAQAGQQARIAELRQYLPKDEAKHVKGSGGRVLWKEDGIWYWERKDIRTIEKSF